The sequence GAGGTCCAGCAGGCCGGGGAAGCGGGCGTTCAGGTCGGCCACCCGGACCCGGCTGCGGCGCTCCAGGCCGTACTGGCGCTGCCGGGTGACGCCCGCCTCGCGCAGGGCCCGGAAGTGGTGGGTCAGCGAGGACTTGGGCCGGTCCAGGCCGAACCAGCCGCAGGTGTGGTCGTACTCCTGCGACTCCAGGAGGAGTTTGCGGACGATCCGCAGTCTGAGCGGGTCGCTGAGCGCGCCCAGCACGGTTTCCAGCCTGATGTCGGCGACGGCCGGCTCGGGCAGCGGGTCCGGGAGGCCGGAGGGCTCCGGCGGCTCCTCGATGCCCACGGCCGTCTGGGTCGCTTCGGTCCTGTGCCCGGTCACTGCGGCTCCCTCTCGCGGACTTTCTGTACGACTCAGATCGTACTGCATGCTAGGTTCGACTCCTCTCGTACAAGTACGGCTTGACTCGTACTGCGTTCTGACATCCAAGGGAGGACTGTGTGATGACGACGGCGACGACCGGTGCGCGCGCCCGGGAAGCGGTGGACGGCGGCGAGGTGCCCGTCCGGTGGGTGTGGCTCGCCGCCTGGCCGGTGACGGCGGTGTTCGTGCTGTCCAACGCGGCCACCCCGCTGTATGTGCTGTGGCAGCGCGAGCTGGGGTTCGGCCGGGGCACGCTGACGGTGGTCTTCGCCTGCTACATCGCCGGGCTGCTCGGGTCCCTGCTGGTTTCCGGGGTCGTCTCCGACCGGCTCGGGCGCAAGCCGGTGCTGCTGCCCGCGCTGGGGCTCGCCCTCGTCGCCTGCCTGGTCTTCGCGACGGCCGGCGGGGTGGGGGCGCTGATCGCGGCACGGTTGTGCACCGGGGTCGCGGTGGGGGCGGTGGTCTCGGCCGGGATGGCCGCGGTGACGGATGTGGCGGGGCCCGGCCGGCGGCGGCTCGCGGCGCTGCTCGCCTCCTGCGCGATGGTGTTCGGGGCGGGCGTGGGACCGCTGCTGGCCGGCGTGCTGTCCGAGACGCTGCCCGGGCCCGCGGTCACCGTGTTCGCGGTGGAGGCGGTGCTGCTGGTGTCGGCCGTCGTGGTGGTCCTCCGCATGCCGGCACGGGGGCCGGTGCGCAGGGACGCCGGCGGCGGATGGTTCCGGGTGCCGGGAGTGCCCCGGGGGGCCGGGTGGCAGCTCGCCCTCGGGATCGCCGTGTTCGCGCCCGGCATCACCGCCACGTCCTTCGTGCTGTCGCTCGGGCCGTCGTTGCTGGCCGGACTGCTCGGCACGGGCAGCCGGGCCGTCTCCGGGGCGCTGGCGTTCGCGATGTTCCTGTGCGCCACGGGGGTGCAGTTCGCGGTGCGGCGGCTGGCGCGGCGTACGGTGCTGGCCGCGGGTGCCGGGGCGACCGCGCTCGGCATGGCCGCGCTCGTCTGCGCCGTGCACACCGGGTCGGTCGCGGCG comes from Streptomyces sp. SCL15-4 and encodes:
- a CDS encoding helix-turn-helix transcriptional regulator, translated to MTGHRTEATQTAVGIEEPPEPSGLPDPLPEPAVADIRLETVLGALSDPLRLRIVRKLLLESQEYDHTCGWFGLDRPKSSLTHHFRALREAGVTRQRQYGLERRSRVRVADLNARFPGLLDLVAAWSPPEGD
- a CDS encoding MFS transporter, with amino-acid sequence MTTATTGARAREAVDGGEVPVRWVWLAAWPVTAVFVLSNAATPLYVLWQRELGFGRGTLTVVFACYIAGLLGSLLVSGVVSDRLGRKPVLLPALGLALVACLVFATAGGVGALIAARLCTGVAVGAVVSAGMAAVTDVAGPGRRRLAALLASCAMVFGAGVGPLLAGVLSETLPGPAVTVFAVEAVLLVSAVVVVLRMPARGPVRRDAGGGWFRVPGVPRGAGWQLALGIAVFAPGITATSFVLSLGPSLLAGLLGTGSRAVSGALAFAMFLCATGVQFAVRRLARRTVLAAGAGATALGMAALVCAVHTGSVAALAGAALLAGAGQGMGQLGGLSLLNSAVPGARLAEANAAFNVGGYLPAGLLPVSAGYLSDAVGLTAGATVFGTALAGLAVAGGAVVLLGRRRVTEAG